A single Glycine soja cultivar W05 chromosome 14, ASM419377v2, whole genome shotgun sequence DNA region contains:
- the LOC114384101 gene encoding uncharacterized protein LOC114384101, translating to MEPISYIQPLIVGVTSAQGGGDKDYKLAGGHINQAVMTMAFNISYYKDHVHHYSGAIIPTSAAIGLHFYPIWEAASIDEWLYNGDPYELIVLHFLLGVACYMGREWELSFRLGMRPSIAVAYSAPVAAATAVFFIYPIGQGSFSDGMPLGILGTFNFMIVFQAEHNILMHPFHMLGVAGVFGGSLFSDMHGSLVTSCLIRETTENESANEGYRFGQEEETYNIVATHGYFGRLIFQYASFNNCRSLHFFLAAWPVVEHNCARIIYNLNRHPMSWDKTVIEFPSSYDGRLQNTVVVSGTFYDGP from the exons ATGGAACCAATTTCCTATATCCAGCCCTTAATTGTGGGC GTAACTTCTGCTCAAGGTGGTGGTGACAAGGACTACAAGCTAGCAG GGGGACACATCAACCAAGCTGTGATGACCATGGCCTTCAACATATCTTATTATAAG GATCATGTTCATCACTATTCTGGTGCCATTATTCCTACTTCTGCGGCTATAGGTTTGCACTTTTATCCTATTTGGGAAGCGGCATCTATTGATGAATGGTTATATAACGGCGATCCTTATGAACTAATTGTTCTACACTtcttacttggtgtagcttgctaCATGGGGCGTGAGTGGGAACTTAGTTTTCGTTTGGGTATGCGTCCTTCGATTGCTGTTGCATATTCAGCTCCTGTTGCAGCCGCTACTGCTGTTTTCTTTATCTATCCTATTGGTCAGGGAAGCTTTTCAGATGGTATGCCTCTAGGAATTTTAGGTACTTTCAATTTTATGATTGTATTTCAGGCTGAGCATAATATTCTTATGCATCCATTTCACATGTTAGGTGTAGCTGGTGTATTCGGCGGCTCCCTATTCAGTGATATGCATGGTTCCTTGGTAACTTCTTGTTTGATCAGGGAAACCACAGAAAATGAATCTGCTAATGAAGGTTACAGATTTGGTCAAGAGGAAGAAACCTATAATATTGTAGCTACTCATGGTTATTTTGGCCGATTGATCTTCCAATATGCAAGTTTCAACAATTGTCGTTCTTTACATTTCTTCTTAGCTGCTTGGCCTGTAGTAGAACACAATTGTGCACGTATCATATATAACTTGAACAGGCATCCGATG TCTTGGGACAAGACCGTCATAGAATTCCCAAGTAGCTACGACGGTCGTCTGCAAAACACCGTAGTAGTATCAGGGACATTCTATGATGGTCCTTAG